The following proteins come from a genomic window of Proteiniphilum propionicum:
- a CDS encoding IS30 family transposase has protein sequence MKKYKQLTSEQRYAIYLGLQNGVSKAKIAESIQVDPSTVYREINRNINKRGGYSWRLAQEMADEREERLPGNRSIPEWIKQKIIRLIRKEWSPKQISGYLMKFEQISISHETIYKWIREDKKAGGDLCKHCRHKLKYRKRPVGSAKNIPNRKSIRERPQEADGSRFGDYEMDTIIGDSQKDVMLTITERKTNFIMMKKLPMEKDSKKVSKEVIAMLLPYKDKLKTITTDNGSEFAAHQEITKKLKVPAYFTDPYSSWQKGAVENANKLIRQYIPKGAAFSNYSAKEIKDIQHKLNRRPREKLDFNSPKVEFYKKFD, from the coding sequence ATGAAAAAATACAAACAGTTAACTTCAGAACAAAGATACGCTATTTATTTAGGCTTACAAAACGGAGTGAGCAAAGCTAAAATTGCAGAGTCGATACAGGTTGATCCCTCTACTGTTTACAGGGAAATAAACCGCAATATAAACAAAAGAGGAGGCTATTCATGGCGTTTGGCACAAGAGATGGCAGATGAGCGCGAAGAGCGTTTACCGGGCAACAGATCAATACCTGAGTGGATAAAACAGAAGATAATTCGTTTGATTCGCAAAGAGTGGTCGCCCAAGCAAATCAGTGGATATCTTATGAAATTTGAGCAAATATCCATCTCACACGAAACCATTTATAAATGGATAAGAGAAGATAAAAAAGCAGGAGGAGACCTTTGCAAACACTGCCGCCACAAACTCAAATACCGTAAAAGACCCGTAGGGTCAGCCAAAAATATTCCTAACCGAAAAAGCATCAGGGAAAGACCCCAAGAAGCAGACGGAAGTAGATTTGGAGATTATGAAATGGATACGATAATAGGAGACTCACAAAAAGATGTAATGCTGACAATAACAGAAAGAAAAACCAACTTTATAATGATGAAAAAACTGCCTATGGAAAAAGACTCGAAAAAAGTTTCCAAGGAAGTAATTGCCATGCTGCTGCCCTATAAAGACAAGTTGAAAACAATAACAACCGATAACGGATCCGAATTTGCAGCTCACCAGGAAATAACAAAAAAATTAAAAGTGCCGGCCTATTTTACAGACCCATATTCATCGTGGCAAAAGGGAGCGGTGGAAAATGCCAATAAACTAATCCGGCAATACATACCAAAAGGGGCTGCATTCAGCAACTATTCAGCTAAGGAAATCAAAGATATACAGCATAAATTAAACAGAAGACCAAGAGAAAAATTAGACTTCAATTCTCCAAAAGTTGAGTTTTATAAAAAATTTGATTAA
- a CDS encoding DUF6377 domain-containing protein gives MKYPLLAILIFFLPSSLFSLENKSDSLLKELDKIILKRSDFLEMKEAGILALKQKKLQLREPADIVDINWEIINQYNSFICDSAEFYIKENLNIGKQLDKEEIITESLLQLSYVYSLSGLFFQAAEIFESMEYEHLPNHYKAWYCWNYIRYFENLIVYIDDSRYSYPYEVKKEKWRDRVMNLLSDQSEEYRKELTHKLQLSGQFPAAEEILYSIFWHQQPHTHQYAMAAMNLAKHYAKTNETEKETYYLIIAAISDIELAVKENEALLSLAVKLYHKGDVDRAYNYIRVALDDALFYNARFKNSVIARIQPIIEDTYLQKIHSQQKNLTLYSIATSLFVIFLIITLSYLYIQIKAVSRAKKELRVMNDDLIQLNRKLDEANIVKEHYIGYFMNQCSVYINKLHKYRKNVNLNIKTGQMGNLHKFSADEMEYDINELHTNFDKTFLSLYPNFVTEFNSLLRSNEQYNLDRDELNNELRIFALIKLGIIDVKQIAEFLHYSVQTVYNYKSKVKAKALVESDLFEEEVIKIGIIK, from the coding sequence GTGAAATATCCCCTGCTGGCCATATTGATCTTTTTTCTTCCTAGCTCCTTATTTAGCTTAGAAAATAAATCCGATTCATTACTTAAGGAGTTGGATAAGATCATATTGAAACGTTCTGACTTTTTGGAGATGAAAGAAGCCGGAATTTTAGCACTTAAACAAAAAAAGCTACAACTCAGAGAACCGGCAGATATCGTTGATATTAACTGGGAGATCATCAATCAGTACAATAGTTTCATTTGCGACTCTGCTGAATTTTATATCAAAGAGAATCTGAATATTGGCAAACAATTAGATAAAGAAGAGATTATTACCGAATCCCTACTACAGCTTTCATATGTCTATTCACTCTCGGGCCTTTTTTTTCAAGCAGCGGAAATTTTCGAGTCAATGGAGTATGAACATCTTCCCAATCATTACAAAGCATGGTATTGTTGGAATTATATCCGGTACTTTGAGAATCTGATTGTCTATATCGATGATTCGAGATATTCTTATCCCTATGAGGTAAAGAAGGAAAAATGGAGAGACAGGGTGATGAATCTCCTAAGTGACCAATCGGAAGAGTATAGAAAAGAACTTACCCATAAGTTACAATTGTCCGGTCAGTTTCCTGCAGCAGAGGAAATATTGTATTCAATTTTCTGGCACCAGCAACCCCACACACACCAATATGCCATGGCGGCCATGAATCTGGCAAAACATTACGCAAAGACCAATGAAACAGAAAAAGAAACCTACTATTTAATTATAGCGGCTATTTCAGACATAGAGCTGGCTGTGAAAGAGAATGAAGCGCTATTGTCTCTTGCTGTAAAACTATACCATAAAGGAGATGTGGACAGAGCATATAATTACATCAGGGTGGCCCTGGATGATGCCCTTTTCTACAATGCACGGTTTAAGAATTCGGTCATAGCACGCATACAACCCATTATTGAGGATACTTATTTACAGAAGATACATTCTCAACAAAAGAATTTAACACTATATTCAATCGCTACAAGCCTTTTTGTGATTTTTCTCATTATCACCTTATCCTATCTGTATATTCAGATTAAAGCAGTTTCGAGAGCAAAAAAAGAGCTCAGGGTGATGAACGATGACCTTATTCAACTGAATAGAAAGTTGGATGAAGCTAATATCGTGAAAGAACACTACATTGGATACTTTATGAATCAATGTTCCGTATATATCAACAAGCTTCACAAATATCGAAAAAATGTAAATCTGAACATCAAGACTGGTCAAATGGGAAATTTACACAAGTTCTCCGCTGATGAAATGGAGTATGATATCAACGAACTGCACACGAATTTCGACAAAACCTTTTTGTCGCTCTATCCTAATTTTGTAACAGAATTCAACTCTTTACTCAGATCCAATGAACAGTATAATCTCGATCGGGATGAATTAAACAATGAACTTCGCATATTTGCCCTCATAAAGTTGGGGATTATTGACGTAAAACAGATTGCCGAATTTCTGCACTATTCCGTACAGACGGTATACAATTATAAAAGTAAAGTAAAGGCAAAAGCATTGGTAGAAAGCGATCTATTCGAAGAAGAGGTAATTAAAATCGGAATCATCAAGTAA
- a CDS encoding discoidin domain-containing protein — MNRLKFGMVMMSLLCLFTYSPAQNKRVSLNSSNPDITWKLMPQAEVEVSGYEISEAGYVAKNEVKGVVPGVVFTAYVEAGLEKDPNYGDNIYRVDETFYNRPFWYRTEFALPPYPKEGERVWLHFDNINRYADFYFNGVKISGTELSIKDVSGHMLRSKFDVTDLISKTGKNAIAVLIYDANQKKTRDAKDGFGITASPTYLSAAGWDWMPYVPGRLHGITGNVYLEVTGDVVMEDPWIRSELESNEIADLSFQTALKNCSNMKKDVTVTITVQPGNISVSKNIGLQAGEAGMVYLNRKQFEELIVKNPALWWPNGYGEPNLYNCHVTCKVEGVVTDTRKITFGIRKYDYRFEQNAAGWPVMTFYINGQKLFLKGGNWGMSEYLLRTNVKEYEQKIRMHKDMNYNMIRLWTGCVTDDQFYEYCDKYGIMVWDDFWLYVAYNEVENAEHFKLNALDKVKRLRNHPSIALWCGANETHPAPELDNYLRGIIGSEDHNDRMYKSSSNQDGLSGSGWWGNQPPKRHFENSGSNLAWNNPPYPYGSDRGYGLRSEIGTATFPVYESVRRFIPEDQLWPLPTDKQLEEDEENVWDCHFFGKSASNANPINYKKAVNEQFGESDNLEAFCEKAQFLNIEVMKGMYEAWNDKMWNDATGILIWMSQSAYPSFVWQTYDYYHDASGAYWGAKKACEPFHIQWNASSNSVKVINSSSANLENVTATARIFTLQGEEMPLYGDSVVLNVPSANFQEAFTLNFNPSNLARGKKIKASSETTIGSAGLAADGCAGSRWESDYSDFEWIQVDLGEMKKVQKVELKWEDAYAKQYEIQVSNDAEKWKTVAEIRDGSGNTDEIIFKPVKARYIRMNGLKRGTEFGYSIYEFEVYGENKQLDDLTPLHFVRLELNDAAGRLISENFYWRNGVNELDYRDLDELPEANLSVRVAEHRYNKSEDTEMIYLQVKNNSPTVAFGNRLRLVDSITGERILPVIMNENYITLMPGEMKLITIEADTELCKNGITLLHKQYNQKEKKVLSLGYK, encoded by the coding sequence ATGAATAGATTGAAATTTGGCATGGTGATGATGTCACTGTTGTGCTTGTTTACTTATTCCCCTGCACAGAACAAGAGAGTTTCCTTAAACAGTTCCAATCCCGACATCACTTGGAAATTAATGCCGCAGGCAGAAGTTGAAGTATCCGGATACGAAATTTCTGAGGCCGGATACGTTGCTAAAAATGAGGTGAAAGGGGTAGTACCGGGAGTTGTTTTTACTGCCTATGTGGAAGCCGGACTGGAAAAGGACCCAAATTATGGAGACAACATCTATCGAGTAGATGAAACTTTTTACAACCGTCCATTCTGGTACAGAACCGAGTTTGCCCTGCCGCCGTACCCTAAAGAAGGAGAGCGTGTCTGGCTTCATTTTGATAATATTAACCGGTATGCAGATTTTTATTTTAACGGTGTGAAAATTTCCGGTACAGAGTTGTCCATTAAAGATGTGAGCGGGCACATGCTCCGTTCAAAGTTTGATGTAACAGATTTGATCAGCAAAACAGGAAAAAACGCAATCGCAGTTTTAATCTATGACGCCAATCAGAAAAAGACCCGTGACGCAAAGGATGGATTCGGTATAACCGCCAGCCCCACCTATCTGTCCGCTGCGGGATGGGATTGGATGCCCTATGTACCTGGAAGATTGCATGGCATTACCGGGAATGTATACCTTGAAGTAACAGGGGATGTCGTGATGGAGGATCCCTGGATCAGGTCGGAACTCGAGTCCAACGAGATAGCCGATCTTTCTTTTCAGACCGCTTTGAAGAACTGTTCGAATATGAAGAAAGATGTGACCGTAACCATCACGGTTCAGCCTGGTAACATTTCGGTTTCTAAAAATATTGGTCTGCAAGCTGGAGAAGCAGGAATGGTGTATCTTAATCGAAAGCAATTTGAAGAGCTGATTGTGAAGAATCCTGCCCTATGGTGGCCGAATGGTTATGGAGAGCCTAATCTATACAACTGTCATGTTACCTGCAAAGTGGAGGGCGTGGTGACCGATACGCGTAAGATTACTTTTGGCATTCGGAAATATGATTATCGATTTGAACAGAATGCCGCCGGATGGCCTGTAATGACTTTTTACATCAACGGACAGAAGCTCTTTCTGAAAGGAGGTAATTGGGGTATGAGTGAATATTTGCTCCGAACAAATGTCAAAGAGTATGAACAGAAGATCCGGATGCACAAGGATATGAACTATAACATGATCCGTTTGTGGACGGGCTGTGTAACCGATGACCAGTTTTATGAATATTGTGATAAGTATGGGATCATGGTCTGGGACGACTTCTGGCTCTATGTAGCCTATAACGAAGTAGAGAATGCGGAACATTTTAAGCTGAACGCTCTGGACAAAGTGAAGCGTCTTAGAAATCACCCCTCCATTGCCCTGTGGTGTGGTGCCAATGAAACACATCCAGCACCGGAACTGGATAATTACCTCAGAGGAATTATAGGTTCGGAAGATCATAACGACAGGATGTATAAGTCTTCTTCCAACCAGGATGGCCTGTCGGGTAGCGGATGGTGGGGTAATCAGCCTCCCAAGCGCCATTTCGAAAATTCAGGAAGCAATCTGGCCTGGAACAATCCCCCCTATCCATACGGTTCGGATCGGGGCTATGGTTTGCGATCCGAGATAGGCACAGCTACATTTCCCGTCTACGAGAGTGTAAGGCGGTTTATCCCGGAAGACCAGCTCTGGCCATTGCCAACCGACAAGCAACTGGAAGAGGATGAGGAGAATGTATGGGACTGTCATTTTTTTGGAAAATCGGCTTCCAATGCCAACCCTATCAACTACAAGAAAGCAGTGAATGAGCAGTTTGGTGAATCGGACAACCTGGAAGCCTTTTGTGAAAAAGCGCAGTTCCTGAATATCGAGGTGATGAAAGGAATGTATGAAGCCTGGAATGATAAAATGTGGAATGATGCCACCGGGATACTGATTTGGATGAGCCAGTCGGCATACCCATCCTTTGTATGGCAGACTTATGATTATTACCATGACGCTTCGGGAGCTTACTGGGGTGCCAAAAAAGCGTGCGAACCGTTTCATATACAATGGAACGCTTCCAGCAATAGCGTGAAAGTAATCAATTCATCTTCAGCTAATTTAGAGAATGTTACTGCCACAGCCCGCATCTTTACCCTACAAGGTGAAGAGATGCCACTTTATGGAGATTCAGTGGTTTTGAATGTCCCTTCTGCCAATTTCCAAGAGGCTTTTACATTGAACTTCAATCCATCCAACCTTGCGCGAGGAAAAAAAATTAAGGCGTCTTCTGAAACGACCATCGGTTCAGCTGGGCTTGCGGCCGACGGGTGCGCAGGAAGCCGCTGGGAGAGTGATTATAGCGATTTTGAATGGATTCAGGTAGATCTCGGAGAAATGAAGAAAGTGCAGAAAGTGGAACTGAAATGGGAAGATGCTTACGCTAAACAATATGAAATTCAGGTTTCAAATGATGCTGAGAAATGGAAAACAGTCGCAGAGATAAGAGACGGCAGTGGCAATACCGATGAAATTATCTTCAAGCCGGTTAAAGCACGTTATATACGGATGAATGGACTGAAACGCGGAACAGAATTTGGATATTCCATCTATGAGTTCGAGGTGTATGGAGAAAACAAACAGTTGGATGACCTGACTCCTTTGCATTTTGTGCGTCTTGAGTTGAATGATGCAGCAGGCAGGCTGATATCTGAGAATTTCTATTGGAGAAATGGAGTCAATGAATTGGACTATAGGGATCTCGATGAGCTGCCAGAAGCAAATTTATCTGTCCGTGTTGCGGAGCATCGCTACAATAAGAGTGAGGATACGGAGATGATCTATCTACAAGTGAAAAACAATTCCCCTACTGTTGCTTTCGGTAACCGGCTGAGATTGGTGGATAGCATAACCGGGGAGCGAATTTTGCCTGTAATCATGAATGAGAATTACATCACCTTGATGCCGGGTGAAATGAAACTGATAACCATTGAAGCCGATACCGAACTTTGTAAAAACGGAATTACCCTTCTTCATAAACAGTATAATCAAAAGGAAAAAAAAGTGTTATCGCTGGGTTATAAATAA
- a CDS encoding GH92 family glycosyl hydrolase, whose product MRKIVMIVLIVGIFTLSCKTGQENLVRYVNTLQGTDSRPDYSYGNTYPTVAVPYPMHAFSPQTGKNGDGWKYQYEATTIRGFQLTHQCSPWVRDYATISLMPQTGKLTVHEDERATGFSHDHETAQPHYYVVQLDNSVKVEISPVKRGGMMRFTFPEKEKTFLVLDGYIGRSGVTIIPEENKIVGWVNSGFLFPQEMKGYFVITFDQPFLSHGTWDNRTNQIDPHKLSDEGEGKGAYLAFADGATVQVKIAMSYISPEQAELTLRQELGNFDKLEEVSRAAGKLWNDLLNRVKVEGDSEEDKATFYSCLFRSNLFSHTFYEIDEEGEAYYRSPYDFNVHDGYMYTDNGFWDTFRSQFPLTNILHPSMLGRYMQSLVDAKEQCGFFPAWSCPGMSGIMIGNHAISLLTDAWAKGIRNFDPAKVLEQYHHEITHVSFWKGSSGREGHEYYFERGYIPYEITGESAAKTLEYAYDDWCAYHLAKMTGNKKYEEIFGELIYHYQNMWDPETKYMRGRKLDGGWAFEDFNPYRWGNPFTEGNSAQYSWSVFHDIEGLISLMGGEDSFNARLDSFFHGTNEYDKGAYFEVIHEIKEMLAANMGQYAHGNQPCQHVPYLYNFSGEPWKSQAQVRKVMSQLYNSSPQGYPGDEDQGGLSSWYVLSAMGIYSVCPGSDQYVLGSPMFKKVTLTLEDGKQFVIEAENNSPDNVYITYAELNGVAYTKNWIAYADIVNGGKLKLVMSNTPNKERGTRMEDRPYSVSTDK is encoded by the coding sequence ATGAGAAAGATTGTAATGATTGTTCTGATTGTAGGAATATTCACCCTTTCGTGTAAAACGGGACAGGAAAATCTGGTTCGATATGTGAATACCTTGCAGGGGACGGATTCACGACCGGATTATAGTTATGGAAATACCTATCCCACTGTGGCCGTGCCATATCCCATGCATGCCTTTTCTCCGCAAACCGGCAAAAACGGCGATGGATGGAAATACCAGTATGAAGCGACCACCATCAGGGGATTTCAGTTGACGCATCAATGCAGCCCATGGGTGAGGGACTATGCTACGATTTCCTTGATGCCGCAAACAGGCAAGCTCACTGTGCATGAGGATGAACGAGCCACAGGCTTTTCACATGACCATGAAACAGCCCAACCTCACTATTATGTCGTGCAACTGGACAACAGCGTAAAAGTGGAGATTTCACCGGTTAAGCGCGGTGGCATGATGCGTTTCACTTTCCCGGAAAAGGAAAAAACCTTCCTCGTGCTGGATGGTTATATCGGCAGAAGCGGTGTGACCATCATTCCGGAAGAAAATAAAATAGTTGGATGGGTAAACAGTGGTTTTCTTTTTCCACAGGAGATGAAAGGCTATTTTGTAATTACTTTTGATCAGCCATTTCTGTCGCACGGTACCTGGGATAATCGCACAAACCAGATCGATCCCCACAAACTTTCAGATGAAGGAGAGGGTAAAGGAGCGTATCTTGCATTTGCCGATGGTGCTACCGTCCAGGTGAAGATAGCGATGTCCTATATCAGTCCGGAACAGGCTGAGCTGACGCTAAGACAGGAATTGGGTAATTTCGACAAACTGGAGGAGGTGAGCAGAGCTGCTGGAAAACTGTGGAATGATCTGCTGAACAGGGTAAAAGTGGAAGGTGATAGTGAAGAGGATAAAGCAACTTTCTACTCCTGTCTGTTTCGCTCCAATTTATTTTCCCACACCTTTTATGAAATCGATGAAGAGGGTGAAGCTTATTACAGAAGTCCCTACGATTTTAACGTCCATGACGGATATATGTACACCGATAATGGTTTCTGGGATACCTTCCGTTCTCAGTTCCCATTGACCAATATCCTGCATCCCTCCATGCTAGGGCGTTATATGCAGTCGTTGGTGGACGCGAAAGAACAATGTGGATTCTTTCCTGCCTGGTCTTGTCCCGGGATGTCGGGTATCATGATCGGCAATCATGCCATTTCCCTGCTGACGGATGCTTGGGCAAAAGGGATCCGTAACTTCGATCCTGCGAAAGTATTGGAACAGTACCATCATGAGATTACCCATGTGAGCTTTTGGAAGGGATCCAGTGGACGCGAAGGCCATGAATACTATTTTGAAAGAGGGTATATCCCCTATGAAATAACCGGAGAAAGTGCTGCCAAAACGTTGGAATATGCGTATGACGACTGGTGTGCGTATCACCTGGCGAAGATGACAGGAAACAAGAAATATGAAGAAATATTCGGTGAGTTGATTTATCATTATCAAAACATGTGGGATCCTGAAACAAAGTATATGCGTGGCAGAAAACTGGATGGCGGTTGGGCTTTTGAAGATTTCAACCCTTACAGGTGGGGCAATCCCTTTACCGAAGGAAATTCCGCTCAATACTCATGGTCTGTGTTCCATGATATAGAGGGGTTGATTAGTCTCATGGGTGGAGAAGATTCGTTCAATGCACGTCTTGATTCATTTTTTCATGGCACAAATGAATACGACAAAGGTGCTTATTTTGAGGTCATCCACGAGATTAAGGAGATGCTTGCAGCCAATATGGGGCAGTACGCACATGGAAACCAACCTTGCCAACATGTACCTTATCTGTATAATTTTTCGGGAGAACCATGGAAATCACAGGCGCAGGTGCGTAAAGTGATGTCGCAGTTGTACAATTCTTCTCCTCAGGGTTATCCAGGTGATGAAGATCAGGGTGGACTCTCTTCCTGGTATGTATTGAGTGCCATGGGGATATACAGTGTTTGTCCCGGAAGCGATCAGTATGTACTGGGCAGTCCCATGTTCAAGAAGGTGACTCTTACCCTGGAAGACGGCAAACAGTTTGTTATCGAAGCCGAAAACAACAGTCCCGATAACGTATACATCACCTATGCTGAATTGAACGGGGTCGCATACACTAAAAACTGGATTGCGTATGCTGATATTGTGAATGGCGGAAAGTTGAAATTGGTGATGAGCAACACCCCCAACAAGGAAAGGGGAACACGCATGGAGGATCGTCCCTATTCAGTCTCAACGGATAAATAG
- a CDS encoding GH92 family glycosyl hydrolase translates to MTDKLSFLPVLLLLLQGCIGNHMEKGSDYAIYVNPFIGASTSIDAAGVYHGLGKTFPGATTPFGMVQVSPNTITGGDNGSGYSYEHQTIEGFAMTQLSGIGWNGDMGNFLVMPSTGDLKTSAGTEENPDSGYRSRYTNENEKAKAGYYSVLLDDYHIMAEMTATQRCGMYRFTFPENEKSRIQIDLARRVGGTSTEQQVKVVDKHTISGWMKCPPEGGGWGNGDGKSDYTLFFYAQFEKPLRDYGIWSAAIPDDQTRKLEDVTSPGYQQIIAEAGIKRNIAEGQGKHLGFFTEFPTKEGDRVSMKVGISFVDQEGARRNLEEEIPDWDFDRVRKDAYIKWNDSLAKIKISGGSDEQKKVFYTALYHTMIDPRTYEDVDKQYRGGDQEVHTSVDFTKRTVFSGWDVFRSQFPLQTLINPTVVNDMLQSLITLAEESGKGYLERWELMNAYSACMIGNPAISVLTDAYAKGIRGYDIQKAYELALRTSERSGNEKLGFAVRSDAVDSGSAGYATGNFSISNTLELSYTEWCMSRLAGMMDHKEDQEKYLSLSRSYRNVFDAQMGWFRPRNEDGTWAEWPVKGRLEESYGTVESNPYQQGWFVPHDVEGMVDLMGGIEKVLPDLISFFENVPDDMMWNDYYNHANEPVHFVPYLFNRLGSPWLTQKWTREICHRAYRNRVDGLVGNEDVGQMSAWYVLSAVGLHQACPGDLRYEITSPIFEEIEIQLDGKFATGKSFRIIATNNSEKNVYIQQASLNGVPLERCWLHYDEIISGGELKLEMGPEPNMNWGV, encoded by the coding sequence ATGACAGACAAACTATCTTTTTTACCTGTATTACTCCTGTTGTTGCAGGGGTGTATAGGTAATCACATGGAGAAGGGCAGTGATTATGCTATCTATGTGAATCCGTTTATCGGAGCTAGTACCAGCATCGATGCAGCAGGCGTTTATCATGGCTTGGGAAAAACATTCCCGGGTGCAACCACGCCCTTTGGCATGGTACAAGTTAGTCCCAACACAATTACTGGTGGTGACAACGGCTCAGGCTACAGCTACGAACACCAGACCATTGAAGGGTTTGCCATGACCCAGCTGAGTGGTATTGGCTGGAATGGAGATATGGGCAACTTTCTTGTCATGCCTTCAACGGGTGATCTTAAGACAAGTGCGGGCACGGAAGAGAATCCTGATAGCGGATACCGTTCCCGCTACACCAACGAAAATGAAAAGGCAAAAGCCGGCTACTATTCCGTCCTGTTGGACGACTATCATATTATGGCAGAAATGACGGCTACGCAGCGTTGTGGCATGTATCGGTTCACCTTTCCCGAAAACGAAAAATCAAGAATACAGATCGACCTGGCGCGTCGTGTGGGAGGTACCTCTACAGAGCAGCAGGTGAAGGTGGTAGATAAACACACGATTTCCGGCTGGATGAAATGTCCACCCGAAGGAGGAGGATGGGGAAATGGCGATGGAAAATCGGATTATACGCTCTTTTTTTATGCACAATTCGAAAAACCACTTCGGGACTATGGCATCTGGAGTGCTGCCATTCCGGATGACCAGACACGAAAGCTGGAAGATGTGACCAGTCCCGGATATCAACAGATCATTGCAGAAGCTGGAATTAAAAGAAACATCGCGGAAGGGCAGGGAAAACATCTGGGCTTTTTTACCGAATTTCCTACAAAGGAAGGAGACCGGGTGTCGATGAAGGTAGGTATTTCGTTTGTGGATCAGGAAGGTGCAAGGCGGAACCTCGAGGAGGAGATACCCGACTGGGATTTCGACCGAGTAAGGAAGGATGCATATATAAAATGGAACGATTCTCTTGCTAAGATTAAAATTAGCGGCGGAAGCGATGAGCAGAAAAAAGTTTTTTACACCGCTCTCTATCATACGATGATCGATCCAAGGACCTATGAAGATGTGGATAAACAGTACCGTGGAGGCGATCAGGAGGTTCATACGTCAGTCGATTTTACAAAGCGGACTGTATTTAGCGGTTGGGATGTATTCCGCAGTCAGTTTCCATTGCAGACTCTCATCAACCCCACTGTCGTGAATGATATGCTTCAATCGCTCATTACACTGGCTGAGGAGAGTGGCAAAGGTTATCTTGAACGGTGGGAACTGATGAATGCTTATAGTGCCTGTATGATAGGCAATCCGGCCATATCGGTACTGACCGACGCCTATGCAAAAGGAATCAGGGGTTATGACATCCAAAAAGCATATGAGCTGGCCCTTCGCACATCAGAACGAAGTGGAAATGAAAAGCTGGGTTTTGCCGTGCGGAGCGATGCTGTTGATTCGGGGAGTGCCGGTTACGCAACAGGAAACTTCTCCATATCCAATACGCTGGAGCTGAGTTATACCGAGTGGTGCATGTCGCGGTTAGCCGGGATGATGGATCACAAGGAGGATCAGGAAAAGTATCTGTCTCTCTCCCGAAGCTACAGGAATGTATTTGATGCGCAGATGGGTTGGTTCCGGCCCAGAAACGAAGACGGAACGTGGGCTGAATGGCCGGTGAAAGGTAGACTGGAAGAGAGCTACGGCACGGTTGAAAGTAACCCCTATCAACAGGGTTGGTTCGTGCCGCACGATGTGGAGGGGATGGTTGACCTGATGGGGGGCATAGAAAAAGTCTTGCCCGACCTGATCAGTTTCTTTGAGAATGTACCCGATGACATGATGTGGAACGACTATTATAACCATGCCAATGAGCCGGTACATTTCGTCCCCTATCTTTTTAACCGTTTGGGTTCTCCCTGGCTGACGCAGAAGTGGACCCGGGAGATTTGTCACCGTGCCTACAGAAACCGGGTGGATGGGTTGGTCGGGAATGAAGATGTGGGACAGATGTCGGCCTGGTATGTTTTATCGGCTGTAGGCTTGCATCAGGCTTGCCCTGGAGACCTGCGGTATGAGATAACCAGCCCTATATTCGAGGAAATAGAAATTCAACTGGATGGAAAATTTGCTACAGGGAAGAGCTTTCGGATCATTGCAACCAATAATTCTGAAAAGAATGTGTATATTCAGCAGGCAAGTCTGAACGGTGTGCCACTTGAGAGATGCTGGCTGCATTACGATGAGATCATCTCGGGAGGAGAACTGAAACTGGAAATGGGCCCCGAACCCAATATGAATTGGGGAGTATGA